GTTATCCTCCGACAGCGGAATTTCACTGTGGGAATCCGCATAGCTGAAGCCTTTTCCAGCCCATAGTGTGAAGCTTTGCCCGGCTGCGGTTGTTACTGCAATCTTGTCTCCTTTTTTAATATCAGCGTCAGGAGCACAGAAAAGGGTGTAGCTTCCGGCTGCTTCTCCATGATTCCCACTCAAAGATAATTCCCCGCCCTTATCCTGAGATAAGGCGCAGGGAATGTTATTCAGCACAGCGGTTTCAACCTGTTTCGTTTGTTTTGTTTCGGGATCTTTGGTATCGATGCGACGATAAGTGCTGCAGCGGTCAAAATAGGTGCTTTCAATCGCTTCACGTTCCGTCATATGATTTTCGCCACCTTAAACAGCGCGATCCGCGCATCGATGCCACTCAGTCCGCCTCCGGAACTGCCGGCGCTATCGTACTCAACGGTGGTATTGCCTCGCTTGATCGACGAAACCACCTGCTGGCCGTTGGCTGCCAGCCCGGCCTTGCTGATTTGAACGGCAAGGTCAGACCAAAGCCTGGCTGCGCGATCCGGAACAGACCGGCGTCCAGTTTTAGCCAGAAAATATTCTTCGGCTTGATCAACCAGGTCGTTAACCTGATCCGGGGAGACGCTGGGAAGCGCGGTCTGAACTTTTTCCGTCACCTTTTCCCGGTCGGCAGCAGCCATTGTTATCCCTCCTTCGGAGCGCCCTTTTTGCCGGAACCGTCCGGCTTTTTGTCTTTGTCGGAATTGTTTTCATCCCCGTCTTCCGGAACTTTTTCAGTATCTCCATCTTCCGGAACGGTTTTTTCTTCCTGATCCGTGGAAATGACTTCGTATCCGAAGTCGGCGTAATAATCGGCTTCGCGTTGGGTTTCAACTTCCCTCACGATGCCGCCGTTCTTTATTTTGATCATGATAATCTCCTTTCGTTATGGCAACCGGCAGCCAAATTAGGTCTTGCTGCGGACACAGGCGGCCAGTGTAGAAATCTGATTTTCCAACACCCACAAATCGTACAGTAGATGGTAGTTGATGGTGGTTTCGTCGCCGGTCTGATTTTCGTCCGCGCTGAAAACTTTCAGGGAGTCGATTTTGCTGACGGCAACCGGCGCGGAGGAGTTCATAATCAAAAATTCGATCTGCTCCGACGTGCTGTCGGCAATAATACCGCCCGCTTCCTGACCGGAAGTGCGCCCGTCGAGAATTTTGATTACCGTCTGCAGACGTTTTGACGGAACGAAAATGCACGGCAGATCATTTAGAATCGCGCCGCGATAGGAAACGCCGTTAACGGAAATTTCCCGCTGAAAGGTTACAGAATTGTTTGTGTTTTTCGATTCATCACGAAACGCCTGCTCGTTTTTCAGGGACACAAAAGCCACGAAATCAGCATCGTCTCCGGAATCATCCTTAACAACGACGGACAGATTTTTCAATGCACTCACAACATTCGTGGCAGCATCCGCCGCGGCGACTCTCAGAATATGAGAAGTTTTGTACGCATCGCTGGCAGAGAGCTTTGAATAAATCCGGTTAAAGCGGAACATATCCTGCTCCGGCACGAGCTGCTTGCGGGCAAATTCGCGCGTTACGTTTTCCGAGGTAGCCATGAAATGGGAATCGTTTGGATCGAGTCGGCCCAGTTCAAACTTAACCGCTCTGTCCATTTCCATCGTGTAATTTTTCCAGCCGAGCTTTACACTGCCGGCGGGATATTTGTTGGCGTCTGTCCTGTTGTAGTTACCAAGGCCGCTGACGCTCAGCTGAGCAATTTTGACATCCTTGCCGCCGCTGTAATCGATCTGGTCATCATTAGGTACCATCCACTGAGTGGATGATTTTGCTTCCAGTTCTTCATCAATAAAGCCCTGATATACTTCCGAATATTCGATATCATTTGCCATAGTCTTTTAGCTCCTTCCTTATTTCACAGAAACGCCGCGCGGACGCTTCTTTTCCTCTTCGCCCGGCTGGCCGGCAGCCGTGCCCTTCGGAACATAGCCGTTCGCCTTGAAGCGCTGATCAACACCGGCCTGTACGCCTTTGTCATAGGCGGCCTTGAGCGTTTTAATCCGCTCGTCGGTGTCCTTTTCATCCGTCCCTTTGACAAAGGCAGCGAATTCGACCGGTAAGCCGGCAGTGGAAAGCTTCTGAGTGGTATACCCGGAAAGCTTTTCGTCCGCCATCTGCTTCTGAAGGTACGTCACTTTTTCATCGGCAGTCATCTTTTCAAAATCTTTTGCCTCTTCCAGATGGCGCTTATACGCTTCAACGGCGTCGGTGGCCGCCTGCTGTTTGGCAGTTTCCAGCTGTTCGGCGGTGATGGTACTTTCTGCCCCTTTCGCCGGCTCTGCCTTTTCCGGTTCCTTGAGGGCCGGGTCTGCAGGCTTCGGTGCGGGGTCTGCGGGTGCCGGATCGGCAGGAGTGGGATCAGCAGGCTGTGCAGCTGCACCGCCTCCCGCAAAGCAGCAGTAACGGGGAATTCCAAACTGGAGATACTTGTTTTTTCTCATTTTGATAGCTCCTTTTACAAATTTTTATATAATAAAAACGCCCTTTAAAAGGCGTTTAAACCGGCTTATTTTCCGGATTTACGGTCTTGATAACTCTGGCTTCGGTACCGTGACTTGAGGGAATCCCACGCGACCGGATCGGCATATTTCAAATTTTGGAACTGGTCGAGACTGCGCGGGGCCTTTTTGCCAAGCGTGGCTTTATACTTTTCATACTGCTTCGCGTCGGCCATTCCGTTTTTATATTTCTGCTCTGCCAGCAACTCGTCGGCGTGACCTTTCACATGCTCGTCGTACCACTGCCGATATGTCATATCAGCCGGCACTTTATAGGTTTCGCCCTTTCCGTTTCGCGCAATCCGGGTATCGTCTTCATCATATTCAACAGCGGGAACCGTCTTGGAACGGCAGAACGGATGAAGCGGCGGCATGTTTATGCCGGGTCTGCCTTCACTGACCAGAAACACTCTTCCGTCCATGCTCCGACAGATCTCCGACGTTTTGTAATCCAGCACCGCTCGGAACCGAAAACGCGCTGTTCCATTTTCCTCATAGCCTAAAAGATTGGCTTTAGACGCTACATGGCTGTTTTCTGTACGAATCAGCCGCCGTGCCTGATAGGCGCTCATATCCATCGCCTTCTGCAGTTCCGCTGCCATCTGGCCGTTGGAAGTTCCCTGAACGGCCCCGCTGGTAATGATCCGGTTCAGGTAGCGGGCGAGGGACACACGATGATCTCCCCAAATGCGCTCGGAATAATTCTTTCCCTTCCAGGCGGTAGAGACAGCAGCCTGTATCTGGTGGGTGCTGATTCGGTTAAAGGCGCTTCCGAATCCGGTATACTGCTGATAATCAAAAAGTGTTTTGTAATAGACTTCTTCAAAAGTTTTGGTCAGGCTCTGCCCGGATGCTTCCGCATAATTACCATAAAGCTCGGTGGCCAGCATGTTCAGCTGAAGGATTAAAAATTCTTCCCTGCTGACCGCGCGCTGGCGATACAGCTTATCCAGCAGTTTTTTTGCTACAGTATCCTGTGGATACTGCAGTGCAAGCTGCTGATATTTTTCCAGCGTCATATCCAATTCTTTCCGGTCGGATAGGATTATCTTAGCTGCCTGGTAGCTGATGCTTTCTTTGTCAGCGTATTGCCGGTAATAATCATTGATTTTGCGCTGCATCTCATGGGTGCAGCGGTTAAACCAGCGGGTGACAAGCTGCGCCTTGCGTTGTGCGTATTGGTATTCTTTCTTAGCATTCTGTTCGGCACGGTCAAGCCAGTAATCGAAATTTTCCAATTAGAAGACCCCCTCGGGTTCTTCGGAGCTGTCATCCGCAGACTCACTGCCGTCACCGGTGTTTTCCTCAGCGGCCTGTTCTTTCTGCTTTTTCTTCAGCTCCGCTGCCGGATCATCAATTTCCGGATAAAGGCCGATCAGCGTTTCCTCTGAAAGCACATCACGCAGAAGATTGATTGTCTGCGCCGCTTCGTAAGTATTGGCGACCGCCGAACGGTCGAAGGAAAGTTTCACATCACGCCAGTCGTAATTTGTATTATGCAGCGCATTGATGTACTCAGTGATCAGTCGGACTTTTTTCGTTTCGGAAGAGCGGAAATAAGTCTCTTTTTCGATGCAAAGCTCTTCAAGGCCAAACAGTTTATATTTGATGGCCACACCGGAAAGATTTCCGGCAAACTCTTCGTCGGTCAAATTTGGAACCTGGCTTAAAAAGAAAATATCCTTGAATGTGCGGTTTTTATGGTTTTCCGATGTGGTGTCATCTGCGTCTTTCGTGATAAAGCCCGGCTTGCATCCAGCCGGAGCGAAAAGCATACGGTTTTTCTTCATAAGCTTGGCCACCTGATCGGATGACAGCTCGTTACCTTCCTCGTCTTCTCCGAGTAAATCGTCTATACCTTCAAATACGAGGTAGGCATCTGAGAAGTAGTCTAAATTATTGGAGGTATCACTGACTGCTTTGTCGTAAGTGTCAATCTGAGGCATTACGTCTTCAAAATCACCCTTCAGCTCGGCGTTGTTCATCCGAACGATGACGGGAACATCGGAAAAATTATGGCTGAATTTTTGCTGCAGCTTCCACTGTCCGCCGCGCCGGTGCACGAAATTGTAGACGTAGAGCTTTGTATACACATCCACATATTCCACATCGTCGCTGCTGCCATCAATACTGATCAGCCTGTACGGACGTAAAACCATCGTGAGAAAATTCGCCGGCGTCTGGCTGAAGACCGGAATCATTTCATCAGCCTGATAATACTGTGTTTTGAGCTTTCCTTCCGGATTAATAAAAAGCAGCTCATAGGAGATTCCGCGCTTTCCCATTTCCTTGGCCTCTTCAAAATGCTTGATTTTGGTCATGTTGGATTCAAGAATATCATCCAGCGCTTGTTTATATGCCGCCTTATACGTTTCGTCCGGACTGTCAATTTCATATTTGACTCCGTATCCCATAAAATAGGCCGTCGCTATTTTTGTAATGTACTTTGCAAATGAATGGGAAACTTTGTTGTTTGGTTTATCCGGATCGTCCATAATACGCGCCTGAATCGCCGTTTCGTTCTGATAGTATTTTTCGAGGATGGCAAGCCGGCGCTCATGGCGGTGAAATTTCTTCAGACAATAATCAATAACATTCGGAGTCACGTCAGTGTCATCGGCCAGCTTGATTTTCTCTGGACGCAGTATCCTGTTTCTTATATCACCGTTCACAGCCCAAATCTCCTTTTTCCAATTTTCAGGCGCTTTTTATTACCGCCGCAGGCAATCGTCCGGCATCCTTCCAGCGCATCCGGGCCGTCATCATGGTCGGCCATCGGGAAATACTGCAGCTGCTCCAGCAGCCTTTTATGCTGCCGGTTGAATTTGATATACTTATTTTCAATGTCCGGCTGCAGTGTCTGGACACGCATCACCTTATCGGAAGTCTGCTGGACTTCCTTAATAGGAAGATAAATTCCGCGCCGTGCGCTTTCTTTTGCCAGCTCTGTTTTGAGAAAATACTGGAACTGGTTTGTTTCGCATCCGAAAGCCTTGTATTTTTTCCCGAAGGATTTCGCTATCCAGACCGATTTACTCAGCACAGCGTCAATTATTGCGCTTGGCAGCCGCCGATCCACGTCGGCGTCGGCCACATACATATAACCGGTGCTTCGGGATTTTGCAATCGTGATAATCGCGGAAAAGTCCGACTTTTTGCTTTTGCCGAGGGAAGGATCAACAAACCCGTAAAAATCGAAGTCCTTATCCACAAAATTGACATCGTGAGGATTATAATAGTCGAATTTTTCTTCGTTGAATAAACAGTCATCCGGATCAATCGGCTCGTTTTGTTCCTCGGAATTAAACGAGGCCGCGCCTTCCGTGACCTTCATGAACATCAGGTCGTAATAGGAAAGCTTTTCTTCCCACAGAACCTCCGTGCCTTTGAGCATAGCGGCTTTATTCTTATTGAAAAAGGCCAGAGCATCCGCTTTCCGGTTCTTATTATTTTTGTTGGTCAGCAGGGCTTCCCAAATATCCCACAGCGGAGAGACGGAAAAGCTCAGTACCGCTTTGTACTTGATGCTGGCATATTCCGGATTGTTCATCACGTTTACCAGCAGGCTATCGTAATGAAGTACAGTTCCGATATAAACGAAATCGGTATAGGTATCTCCGCACTTGGAAACAGCCTTATAAAACCAGCTTTCAAGTTTTCTGCGCTGCTCCGGCGTCCGGACGTTTTCGTCGTTTTCGATATCATCCAATACGATGAGGTCAGGGCGCCAGTTTTTATGTTTCAGACCACGGACTTTCTGTCCGGCACCTTTTGCCTGAATTTTGATTTTTGTTTTAGTAACAATGACATCCTCGCGCCATACGCTGCCAACGATGTTTCCAAAATCCTCAATGATAGCTGCATTTTCTTCCAATTCATCACTGATAGCCT
Above is a window of Faecalispora anaeroviscerum DNA encoding:
- a CDS encoding minor capsid protein, which translates into the protein MENFDYWLDRAEQNAKKEYQYAQRKAQLVTRWFNRCTHEMQRKINDYYRQYADKESISYQAAKIILSDRKELDMTLEKYQQLALQYPQDTVAKKLLDKLYRQRAVSREEFLILQLNMLATELYGNYAEASGQSLTKTFEEVYYKTLFDYQQYTGFGSAFNRISTHQIQAAVSTAWKGKNYSERIWGDHRVSLARYLNRIITSGAVQGTSNGQMAAELQKAMDMSAYQARRLIRTENSHVASKANLLGYEENGTARFRFRAVLDYKTSEICRSMDGRVFLVSEGRPGINMPPLHPFCRSKTVPAVEYDEDDTRIARNGKGETYKVPADMTYRQWYDEHVKGHADELLAEQKYKNGMADAKQYEKYKATLGKKAPRSLDQFQNLKYADPVAWDSLKSRYRSQSYQDRKSGK
- a CDS encoding capsid assembly scaffolding protein Gp46 family protein, with the translated sequence MRKNKYLQFGIPRYCCFAGGGAAAQPADPTPADPAPADPAPKPADPALKEPEKAEPAKGAESTITAEQLETAKQQAATDAVEAYKRHLEEAKDFEKMTADEKVTYLQKQMADEKLSGYTTQKLSTAGLPVEFAAFVKGTDEKDTDERIKTLKAAYDKGVQAGVDQRFKANGYVPKGTAAGQPGEEEKKRPRGVSVK
- a CDS encoding phage portal protein, translating into MNGDIRNRILRPEKIKLADDTDVTPNVIDYCLKKFHRHERRLAILEKYYQNETAIQARIMDDPDKPNNKVSHSFAKYITKIATAYFMGYGVKYEIDSPDETYKAAYKQALDDILESNMTKIKHFEEAKEMGKRGISYELLFINPEGKLKTQYYQADEMIPVFSQTPANFLTMVLRPYRLISIDGSSDDVEYVDVYTKLYVYNFVHRRGGQWKLQQKFSHNFSDVPVIVRMNNAELKGDFEDVMPQIDTYDKAVSDTSNNLDYFSDAYLVFEGIDDLLGEDEEGNELSSDQVAKLMKKNRMLFAPAGCKPGFITKDADDTTSENHKNRTFKDIFFLSQVPNLTDEEFAGNLSGVAIKYKLFGLEELCIEKETYFRSSETKKVRLITEYINALHNTNYDWRDVKLSFDRSAVANTYEAAQTINLLRDVLSEETLIGLYPEIDDPAAELKKKQKEQAAEENTGDGSESADDSSEEPEGVF
- the terL gene encoding phage terminase large subunit, encoding MKLVNVKKQKLNKLYQIMTAVPDDEEEKTEQDLNALKQLIIKHLNVDAFSDHKEERQVLARMLNAGAPLTGENGIRKQLGAFDLSFFGRAYLPHYFSKPSPEFHQELDAIWSNGVLKERNPYSDPKMIDAQTGCHHAVAAPRGHAKSTNLTFKDDLHAILYRYKHYILILSDTYPQAASFLEAISDELEENAAIIEDFGNIVGSVWREDVIVTKTKIKIQAKGAGQKVRGLKHKNWRPDLIVLDDIENDENVRTPEQRRKLESWFYKAVSKCGDTYTDFVYIGTVLHYDSLLVNVMNNPEYASIKYKAVLSFSVSPLWDIWEALLTNKNNKNRKADALAFFNKNKAAMLKGTEVLWEEKLSYYDLMFMKVTEGAASFNSEEQNEPIDPDDCLFNEEKFDYYNPHDVNFVDKDFDFYGFVDPSLGKSKKSDFSAIITIAKSRSTGYMYVADADVDRRLPSAIIDAVLSKSVWIAKSFGKKYKAFGCETNQFQYFLKTELAKESARRGIYLPIKEVQQTSDKVMRVQTLQPDIENKYIKFNRQHKRLLEQLQYFPMADHDDGPDALEGCRTIACGGNKKRLKIGKRRFGL